In Primulina huaijiensis isolate GDHJ02 chromosome 4, ASM1229523v2, whole genome shotgun sequence, a genomic segment contains:
- the LOC140975205 gene encoding putative HVA22-like protein g: protein MIGSLLARGLLLILGYVYPAYECYKSVEMNKPDIEQLRFWCQYWILVACLTVCEWIGDMFIGWVPMYGEAKLAFFIYLWFPKTKGTTYVYDSFFRPYVAKHETEIDRSLLELRTRAGDMALLYWQKAANYGQTRIFYVLQYIASQSSPPQRAQPSQQGTRVQKPTAPLNQGPGVTTQLQDEQPSSPALSDHQEDATDKAGPSENSKPAPTPVPPPAVLKELKTAPMQALIETVKISEELAMMQVDSLPSANGSAQPPPQDMILDRVERVTRARLRKTRAPPNHPNK from the exons ATGATAGGATCTTTACTGGCGAGAGGACTTTT GTTGATTTTGGGTTATGTGTATCCTGCATATGAATGTTATAAATCCGTGGAAATGAACAAGCCTGACATCGAGCAACTTCGTTTTTGGTGTCAATATTG GATCTTGGTCGCTTGTTTGACTGTTTGTGAATGGATTGGCGATATGTTTATTGGCTG GGTTCCTATGTATGGCGAAGCTAAGTTGGCCTTCTTTATATACTTGTGGTTCCCTAAAACCAAG GGAACAACGTATGTCTATGATTCCTTCTTTAGACCCTATGTTGCAAAGCATGAAACAGAAATCGACCGTAGTCTGTTAGAACTGAGGACACGAGCTGGAGATATGGCTCTCTTGTACTGGCAGAAGGCAGCAAACTACGGGCAAACtagaattttttatgttttacagTATATTGCTTCACAATCTTCCCCCCCACAACGAGCTCAG CCGTCCCAGCAAGGCACCAGAGTCCAGAAACCCACTGCACCATTAAATCAAGGACCAGGTGTAACAACACAGCTGCAAGATGAACAACCCTCTTCTCCTGCTTTGAGCGATCACCAAGAAGATGCAACAGACAAAGCAGGACCTTCGGAAAATTCGAAACCTGCTCCCACCCCTGTCCCCCCTCCCGCAGTCCTAAAAGAGCTGAAAACAGCGCCAATGCAAGCCCTTATTGAAACTGTCAAAATTTCAGAAGAACTGGCAATGATGCAGGTTGATTCATTGCCTTCAGCAAATGGAAGTGCTCAACCTCCTCCTCAAGACATGATATTGGACAGAGTAGAACGAGTGACACGAGCAAGGCTTAGGAAAACACGTGCTCCCCCAAATCATCCGAATAAATAG
- the LOC140975207 gene encoding tRNA (carboxymethyluridine(34)-5-O)-methyltransferase isoform X1 codes for MIFDAATTRTSLIKGFRACSCLIFQTTDNLRGLCTMKEIEMDGSSGLSDVSEEKLNVLSPVAVRFDPRASSSDVQSTPEIEKKYVHRVYDAIAPHFSSTRFAKWPKVQLFLNSLPSGSLILDAGCGNGKYLGLNPKCYFVGCDISAPLIGICADKRHEVLVADAVNLPYRTGYVDAAISIAVLHHLSTECRRKKAVEELIRVVTMGGLVLITVWAREQEDKALVNKWTPLPQKYSEEWIGPGSPRIRSPSSSLALEIIPENEENVSAEPSKYIPSEFLKGEFCEEMHANSIYGDDALASNSKKSRDCQQEYFVPWHLPYHRAEVSGASANAIANGWARKDDNKGAVVYDRYYHVFGEGELERLVSGVDGAVIVDKFYDKSNWCIILEKTSSLNR; via the exons ATGATTTTTGATGCTGCTACTACTAGAACATCTCTTATTAAAGGATTTCGGGCATGCTCTTGTTTAATATTTCAAACCACTGACAATCTGAGAGGTTTATGTACCATGAAAGAAATAGAAATGGATGGCTCCTCTGGTTTGTCTGATGTCTCCGAAGAAAAGTTAAACGTTTTATCTCCTGTTGCTGTGAGGTTTGACCCGAGAGCTTCATCTTCAGACGTTCAATCGACCCCAGAAATTGAGAAGAAGTATGTTCATCGCGTATATGACGCAATTGCTCCCCATTTTAGCTCTACTCGGTTTGCAAAATGGCCCAAAGTTCAACTGTTTCTGAACTCTTTGCCCTCAGGATCACTTATATTAGATGCAGGATGTGGAAATGGGAAATACTTGGGTTTGAATCCGAAATGCTATTTCGTTGGTTGTGATATCAGTGCCCCCCTTATTGGTATATGTGCAGATAAAAGGCATGAAGTTTTAGTTGCTGATGCAGTAAATCTTCCTTACCGAACTGGATATGTTGATGCAGCGATTTCTATAGCAGTGTTACATCACTTAAGCACGGAATGTAGGAGAAAGAAAGCTGTAGAAGAATTAATTCGTGTTGTCACGATGGGTGGCCTTGTTCTAATTACAGTTTGGGCTAGGGAACAAGAGGATAAAGCTTTGGTTAACAAATGGACTCCCCTTCCTCAGAAGTACTCGGAGGAATGGATTGGGCCTGGAAGCCCCCGAATTCGCAGCCCTTCCTCTTCACTTGCTCTAGAAATCATCCCAGAAAACGAGGAAAATGTTTCTGCAGAGCCGTCGAAGTATATTCCTTCCGAGTTCCTAAAAGGTGAATTTTGTGAAGAAATGCATGCAAATTCTATTTATGGAGATGATGCATTGGCTTCTAATAGTAAAAAAAGCAGAGATTGTCAGCAGGAGTATTTTGTTCCTTGGCACTTACCCTATCATCGAGCTGAAGTGAGTGGAGCTTCTGCCAATGCCATAGCTAATGGTTGGGCAAGGAAAGATGACAATAAGGGCGCTGTAGTTTATGACAGATATTATCATGTTTTTGGTGAAGGTGAACTTGAAAG GTTGGTGTCTGGTGTGGATGGTGCTGTCATCGTCGATAAATTTTACGACAAATCAAACTGGTGCATTATCCTTGAGAAAACTTCATCTCTGAACCGGTGA
- the LOC140975207 gene encoding tRNA (carboxymethyluridine(34)-5-O)-methyltransferase isoform X2, whose amino-acid sequence MIFDAATTRTSLIKGFRACSCLIFQTTDNLRGLCTMKEIEMDGSSGLSDVSEEKLNVLSPVAVRFDPRASSSDVQSTPEIEKKYVHRVYDAIAPHFSSTRFAKWPKVQLFLNSLPSGSLILDAGCGNGKYLGLNPKCYFVGCDISAPLIGICADKRHEVLVADAVNLPYRTGYVDAAISIAVLHHLSTECRRKKAVEELIRVVTMGGLVLITVWAREQEDKALVNKWTPLPQKYSEEWIGPGSPRIRSPSSSLALEIIPENEENVSAEPSKYIPSEFLKGEFCEEMHANSIYGDDALASNSKKSRDCQQEYFVPWHLPYHRAEVSGASANAIANGWARKDDNKGAVVYDRYYHVFGEGELERYNFLDPQDRLLLCFRPFFCL is encoded by the exons ATGATTTTTGATGCTGCTACTACTAGAACATCTCTTATTAAAGGATTTCGGGCATGCTCTTGTTTAATATTTCAAACCACTGACAATCTGAGAGGTTTATGTACCATGAAAGAAATAGAAATGGATGGCTCCTCTGGTTTGTCTGATGTCTCCGAAGAAAAGTTAAACGTTTTATCTCCTGTTGCTGTGAGGTTTGACCCGAGAGCTTCATCTTCAGACGTTCAATCGACCCCAGAAATTGAGAAGAAGTATGTTCATCGCGTATATGACGCAATTGCTCCCCATTTTAGCTCTACTCGGTTTGCAAAATGGCCCAAAGTTCAACTGTTTCTGAACTCTTTGCCCTCAGGATCACTTATATTAGATGCAGGATGTGGAAATGGGAAATACTTGGGTTTGAATCCGAAATGCTATTTCGTTGGTTGTGATATCAGTGCCCCCCTTATTGGTATATGTGCAGATAAAAGGCATGAAGTTTTAGTTGCTGATGCAGTAAATCTTCCTTACCGAACTGGATATGTTGATGCAGCGATTTCTATAGCAGTGTTACATCACTTAAGCACGGAATGTAGGAGAAAGAAAGCTGTAGAAGAATTAATTCGTGTTGTCACGATGGGTGGCCTTGTTCTAATTACAGTTTGGGCTAGGGAACAAGAGGATAAAGCTTTGGTTAACAAATGGACTCCCCTTCCTCAGAAGTACTCGGAGGAATGGATTGGGCCTGGAAGCCCCCGAATTCGCAGCCCTTCCTCTTCACTTGCTCTAGAAATCATCCCAGAAAACGAGGAAAATGTTTCTGCAGAGCCGTCGAAGTATATTCCTTCCGAGTTCCTAAAAGGTGAATTTTGTGAAGAAATGCATGCAAATTCTATTTATGGAGATGATGCATTGGCTTCTAATAGTAAAAAAAGCAGAGATTGTCAGCAGGAGTATTTTGTTCCTTGGCACTTACCCTATCATCGAGCTGAAGTGAGTGGAGCTTCTGCCAATGCCATAGCTAATGGTTGGGCAAGGAAAGATGACAATAAGGGCGCTGTAGTTTATGACAGATATTATCATGTTTTTGGTGAAGGTGAACTTGAAAG GTATAATTTTCTTGATCCACAGGACAGGCTTTTGCTTTGCTTTCGGCCTTTTTTCTGCCTGTAA
- the LOC140975322 gene encoding uncharacterized protein: protein MKLFGRFRKIIMRFIFPVHSRSGSPAAASGAAVAVAVAVPRRSSCDSRTSCSNNLSNHYSSDSHYNEAIADCIEFFNKSSYDMV from the coding sequence ATGAAACTCTTCGGCCGGTTTCGCAAGATTATAATGCGGTTCATCTTCCCGGTCCATTCCAGAAGCGGGTCTCCGGCGGCAGCATCTGGGGCGGCGGTGGCCGTGGCCGTGGCGGTTCCGAGGAGGAGTTCTTGTGACAGCAGGACTTCGTGCAGTAACAACTTGTCTAATCACTACTCGTCGGATTCACACTACAATGAGGCGATTGCGGATTGCATCGAGTTTTTTAACAAGTCATCTTATGATATGGTGTAG
- the LOC140975922 gene encoding WEB family protein At1g75720 translates to MEGFHEMPTANKAEIDTSSPFRSVKEAVMLFGERVLAGEVYANYKLKEMQDGAEEYDHETELEVTRQSLVRAREESMQMAKYLSSLQQELEQTKRELNQLKTHVTDTRTLDLEVEEDLKFVEESNEPVEHVKMDTSNGGQKIEFLKKKYVTFANPPSVARVIHVEPSTSAETVLQRQPSIRRKVMKQLIPFFGGIFSKKRGSSGVATA, encoded by the exons ATGGAAGGTTTTCATGAGATGCCAACGGCGAATAAGGCAGAGATTGACACAAGTTCTCCCTTCCGATCTGTCAAAGAGGCCGTGATGCTGTTCGGAGAGCGGGTTCTCGCCGGAGAGGTCTATGCTAATTATAAGCTCAAAGAG ATGCAAGACGGAGCAGAAGAATACGACCATGAAACCGAGCTAGAAGTCACAAGACAAAGCCTAGTAAGGGCACGTGAAGAAAGCATGCAAATGGCCAAATACCTCTCTTCTTTGCAACAAGAACTTGAACAAACCAAAAGGGAGCTCAACCAACTAAAGACACATGTAACCGACACACGCACGTTAGACCTTGAAGTCGAGGAAGACCTCAAGTTCGTCGAGGAATCGAATGAACCAGTCGAGCACGTGAAAATGGATACAAGCAATGGTGGTCAGAAGATCGAGTTCCTAAAGAAGAAATACGTGACATTCGCAAACCCTCCGTCGGTGGCTCGAGTCATTCATGTGGAGCCATCGACTAGCGCCGAAACTGTGTTGCAAAGGCAACCTTCTATCAGGAGGAAGGTAATGAAGCAATTGATACCATTTTTTGGAGGGATTTTTTCGAAGAAGAGGGGAAGCTCAGGAGTTGCAACGGcttga